The following coding sequences lie in one bacterium genomic window:
- a CDS encoding winged helix-turn-helix domain-containing protein → RGTLVIDVDRYEVFVDGREVRLTAIEFKLLRMLMESPGRVFTRDQLLASMHAFNEAAVVDRAIDVHIGKLREKLGDDAAEPRFIQTIRGIGYRLLAPGRAG, encoded by the coding sequence CGTGGCACCCTTGTGATAGATGTCGACCGGTACGAGGTGTTTGTGGATGGTCGGGAGGTGCGGCTCACTGCTATCGAGTTTAAGTTGCTCCGAATGCTGATGGAATCCCCCGGCCGCGTCTTTACACGAGACCAGCTCCTCGCCTCCATGCATGCGTTCAACGAGGCGGCGGTGGTGGATCGGGCCATTGACGTTCACATCGGCAAGTTGCGCGAGAAGCTCGGCGATGATGCTGCTGAGCCGCGGTTCATCCAGACGATCCGCGGTATCGGATACAGGTTGCTAGCGCCCGGACGTGCGGGATAG